ATCAATTCACCGGGTGGAAGCGTGTATGCTGGATTAGGAATTTACGATACCATGCAGTACATCACGCCAGATGTAGCAACCATCTGTACCGGCATTGCAGCATCTATGGGGGCTGTTCTTTTAGTTGCTGGTGCAAAAGGTAAACGTGCAGCCTTACGTCACTCGCGCGTCATGATTCACCAACCTTCTGGTGGCGCTCAAGGAGTCGCAGCCGATATGGAAATCAACTTACGTGAGATGATGAAATTAAAAGAAGAATTATACACCATTATTTCAGATCACTCTGGACAAACTTACGAATGGGTAGAAAAATCTTCCGATCGCGACTACTGGATGCGGGCCAACGAAGCCAAAGAATTCGGTATGATTGACGAGATTTTACTTCCTAAGAAGGAGATTATTAAATAACAATGGCAAAGAATAACGATAGAGACATTCATTGTTCGTTTTGTGGCATAAGCAAAAATGAAGCCCAGATGCTTATTGCTGGCAACGGTGCACACATCTGTGACCGTTGTATTCAGCAAGCAGGCGAGATCTTGGCAGAAGAATTAAAACAACGAAAAAGCAAAACCTTACAGACAGCTTTAAAGTTGATCCGTCCTTTGGAGATCAAAACTCACTTGGACCAATATGTAATCGGTCAAGATGATGCAAAAAAAGTAATTTCTGTAGCCGTTTATAATCACTATAAACGTTTAAATCAGAAAGTGGATAAAGATGAGATTGAAATCGAAAAATCCAATTTGATTATCGTAGGTGAAACAGGTACTGGTAAGACCTTGCTGGCAAAAACTGTCGCCAAGATACTCAATGTACCTTTCTGTATTGTGGATGCAACGGTATTAACAGAAGCAGGTTATGTAGGGGAAGACGTCGAAAGTATATTGACGCGTTTACTGCAAGCAGCAGATTATGATGTTGCTTCGGCCGAACGTGGTATCATCTATATCGATGAGATTGACAAAATCGCACGTAAAAGCGACAATCCTTCCATTACCAGAGATGTATCAGGTGAAGGTGTGCAGCAGGCGTTATTGAAGATTCTCGAAGGTACAGTTGTAAACGTTCCACCACAAGGCGGCCGTAAACACCCCGATCAAAAAATGATCGCAGTCAATACAAGTAATATTCTATTTATCTGTGGTGGTGCATTTGACGGTATTCAAAAGAAAATTGCAAACCGTTTGCGTACGCAAACAGTAGGTTATAAAATGAACGAAGACGAAGAGGAAATTGACTTGAACAATCTGTACAAGTATATTACACCTCAGGACTTAAAGAACTTTGGTTTAATCCCCGAATTGATTGGCCGTCTTCCAGTATTGACTTACCTCAATCCATTGGATAAGGAAACATTACTGAGCATATTGACTGAACCAAAAAATGCGTTGGTAAAACAATATAAGAAATTGTTTGAATACGAAGGTATCGACTTAAAATTTGATCCGGAAGTATATACCTTTATTGTAGACAAAGCTGACGAATTCAAACTGGGGGCCCGAGGCCTGCGCAGCATCTGCGAAGCCATTATGCTGGATGCCATGTTTGAGATTCCGTCAACAAAAGAGCAAACCGGACAGAAAGCATTGGAAATCACCTTGGACTATGCGAAGAAAAAATTCGAAAAGTCCGATTTGAAAAAGCTTAAAGTCGCTTAAAAAAAATCCCGTTCGCTGAACGGGATTTTTTTTTAAAAGAATTAAAAATCTTATATTACAATAATAACATAGCCATAACGGAATGTTGACAGGAAGATAAGAGATTCAAGAAATTAAATTTAATGACTATGACAACAAAGAAAAGTGCAAAGAATACCGTAAATAGTCCGATCACACCCGGTTTAAAAACCAAAGAAGAAATCGTGAACAACTGGCTTCCCCGTTATACGGGAAGACCTTTGGAAGAGTTTGGAGAATATATCCTTTTAACGAACTTTTCAAAATATATCCACCTTTTTTCTGAAATGCATGATAATGCGCCCATCTATGGCGAAGATAAACCCATGCAATCTGTAACGGCCGGAGGAATCACCATTATCAATTTTGGCATGGGAAGTCCTATGGCTGCCACTATTATGGATCTTTTGGCAGCTATTGCTCCTAAAGCAGTGCTGTTTTTGGGAAAAACCGGTGGGATTAAGAAGAAGATTCCTGTTGGCGAATTAATTCTACCAATTGCCGCTATCCGCGGTGAGGGAACATCCAACGACTACTTTCCACCCGAAGTACCTTCATTACCAGCCTTCGCCATGCAAAAGGCTATATCCACCACAATTCGGGACCACCAACGGGATTACTGGACCGGAACGGTATACACCACCAATAGACGCGTCTGGGAACATGACAAAGCTTTCAAAAAGTATTTGAAATCAATCCGTGCCATGTGCGTGGATATGGAAACAGCAACGATATTCAGCGTTGGATTTGCTAATAAAATCCCAACAGGCGCATTGTTGTTGGTTTCAGACCAGCCGATGATTCCAGAAGGTGTTAAAACCTCAGTCAGTGACGTCACTGTTACCGCAAAATATGTAGAGGCACATATCAGTATAGGTATTGATGCCTTAAAACAGCTTATCAATAACGGATTGACCGTGAAGCACCTTAAATTCTAAACACCCTAAAAAACACATCATATTTTCCTTTACAGCGAAAATATGATGTATCCCTACGCGATAAGCAATTCTCTCACAGGTAATTACAACTATTAAACATTATTTTTGATTAATAATTGAACAGCGATTAACTATTAATCGGGATGTTAACAAATGTTAATCTTCACAATAATTAAACGATTTGTCGTTTATATTGTAATATTCATATTACTCAACACATATATCGTAAAAATTAATCAAGCATTGTGAAGAAAAAAACATTATCTATTTTTAAAGTATCCGTATTGATTTGTTCAGCCTTAGCCACGCAGGTAAGTTGTTCTTCAAGTTCTTCAAAAGAAAATAAAACCAATGAAAAAAATGTAGCCTTGCCAGTCTATACGGTCACTAAATCAGATGCAACCACCATCAAGGACTATTTAGGAACCATAGAAGGTAAAGTCAACGTAGAAGTGCGCCCGCAGGTTGAAGGACTGCTTCAGGAAATTTATGTCGATGAGGGTTCTTTTGTTCAAAAAGGCCAAAAGCTATTCAAGGTAGACCCTTCTACTTATCAGGAAAATCTCAATAATATGGTCGCTACGGAGCAGGTTGCCAAGGCCAAACTAAAAAATGCGCAGCTTGAAGTCGACCGCTTGAAACCACTGGTTCAAAACGAAGTCATTTCGGACGTCAGGCTGGCTTCGGCAAAATCAGATTATCAAGTCGCCAAAGCAACGCTGGACCAGGCCATCGCAGCCGTACGTTCGGCGCAGATCAGTAAAGACTTTACAGTTATTACGGCTCCCGTAAGCGGTTATATTGGCCGCATCCCAAAGCGTATCGGAAACTTGGTATCAAAGGGCGATAAAGAGCCCCTCACCTATCTTTCGGACATCCAGGAAGTGTATGTGTATTTCTCCATGAATGAATCAGATTTTCTTTATTTTTCCAAGGCACAGGCCAAAAAAGATAGTATCGAAGGAAAAAAGTATAACCAGAATCAAAAGCTTATCTTTCCAGAAGTGACTTTGGTGCTCGCGGATGGCGAAGAATATGCAAAAAAAGGTGTGGTTGATGCCGTCAACGGCCAGATTAACCGGACAACGGGAGCAATCTCCTTGCGTGCGACATTTCAAAACCACGACAATATTCTTCGATCCGGAAGCAGCGGCACCCTTAAGATTGCCGAAGTAAAAAAAGATGTTCTTCAAATCCCGCAGATTGCCGTCAATGAATTGCAGGATAAAACCTTTGTCTATATACTGGACCAAAACAATAAGGCGCAAAAACGAAATATCCAGCTTTCGGGAAAAAGTAAAAATAACTATATCGTCTATTCAGGCCTCAAGGAAAACGATCGCGTTATTACCAGTGGATTTGACAAATTGACCGACGGTTCTCCAGTAACTCCGATTTTACAGAAATAATTATCGATCATTTTTGCATACTACCCGGTGCCAGGCATGCTGTGCGCCAAAAGTAGCGTGTTTTAAATTCTATGTATATGCTAAAAACATTTATAAATAGGCCTGTATTAGCCACGGTGGTTTCCATTATCCTGGTTATCTTAGGCTTAGTGGGGCTAAAACTCCTGCCTGTCTCGCGCTTTCCAGAAATTGCTCCACCCAGTGTGCTTGTTTCACTAAGTTATCCGGGAGCTAATGCCGAAACCGTAGCAAAAAGCGTTTTACTACCTATCGAAGAAGCCATCAATGGTGTGGAGGATATGACCTATATCAAGTCGTCTGCCTCCAATTCAGGATCAGGAAGTGTGTCGGTGTACTTTAAGACAGGTACCAATCCTGATATTGCCTCTGTCAACGTACAAACACGTATTTCCAAAGCGATCAGCTCCATTCCCGCCGAAGTCAACGAAGCCGGCATCACTGTCATGCCACGGCAAACCGGTGTGATCATGACCATTAATCTCTACTCCGATCATCAGGATAGTGCCTACGACGAAACCTTTCTGCAAGCCTATGCACAGATCAACCTCATGCGTCCTTTACTGCGTGTCGATGGCGTAGCTCAGGTCTCCCGTTTGG
The Sphingobacterium multivorum genome window above contains:
- a CDS encoding AMP nucleosidase, which translates into the protein MTMTTKKSAKNTVNSPITPGLKTKEEIVNNWLPRYTGRPLEEFGEYILLTNFSKYIHLFSEMHDNAPIYGEDKPMQSVTAGGITIINFGMGSPMAATIMDLLAAIAPKAVLFLGKTGGIKKKIPVGELILPIAAIRGEGTSNDYFPPEVPSLPAFAMQKAISTTIRDHQRDYWTGTVYTTNRRVWEHDKAFKKYLKSIRAMCVDMETATIFSVGFANKIPTGALLLVSDQPMIPEGVKTSVSDVTVTAKYVEAHISIGIDALKQLINNGLTVKHLKF
- the clpP gene encoding ATP-dependent Clp endopeptidase proteolytic subunit ClpP; this translates as MNIDKNEFRKYAVKHHRIGSQHVDSFIARTETSIPTNLTPYIVEERQLNVAQMDVFSRLMMDRIIFLGSGIDDQVANIIQAQLLFLQSTDAQRDIQIYINSPGGSVYAGLGIYDTMQYITPDVATICTGIAASMGAVLLVAGAKGKRAALRHSRVMIHQPSGGAQGVAADMEINLREMMKLKEELYTIISDHSGQTYEWVEKSSDRDYWMRANEAKEFGMIDEILLPKKEIIK
- the clpX gene encoding ATP-dependent Clp protease ATP-binding subunit ClpX, producing MAKNNDRDIHCSFCGISKNEAQMLIAGNGAHICDRCIQQAGEILAEELKQRKSKTLQTALKLIRPLEIKTHLDQYVIGQDDAKKVISVAVYNHYKRLNQKVDKDEIEIEKSNLIIVGETGTGKTLLAKTVAKILNVPFCIVDATVLTEAGYVGEDVESILTRLLQAADYDVASAERGIIYIDEIDKIARKSDNPSITRDVSGEGVQQALLKILEGTVVNVPPQGGRKHPDQKMIAVNTSNILFICGGAFDGIQKKIANRLRTQTVGYKMNEDEEEIDLNNLYKYITPQDLKNFGLIPELIGRLPVLTYLNPLDKETLLSILTEPKNALVKQYKKLFEYEGIDLKFDPEVYTFIVDKADEFKLGARGLRSICEAIMLDAMFEIPSTKEQTGQKALEITLDYAKKKFEKSDLKKLKVA
- a CDS encoding efflux RND transporter periplasmic adaptor subunit, with amino-acid sequence MKKKTLSIFKVSVLICSALATQVSCSSSSSKENKTNEKNVALPVYTVTKSDATTIKDYLGTIEGKVNVEVRPQVEGLLQEIYVDEGSFVQKGQKLFKVDPSTYQENLNNMVATEQVAKAKLKNAQLEVDRLKPLVQNEVISDVRLASAKSDYQVAKATLDQAIAAVRSAQISKDFTVITAPVSGYIGRIPKRIGNLVSKGDKEPLTYLSDIQEVYVYFSMNESDFLYFSKAQAKKDSIEGKKYNQNQKLIFPEVTLVLADGEEYAKKGVVDAVNGQINRTTGAISLRATFQNHDNILRSGSSGTLKIAEVKKDVLQIPQIAVNELQDKTFVYILDQNNKAQKRNIQLSGKSKNNYIVYSGLKENDRVITSGFDKLTDGSPVTPILQK